In Edaphobacter paludis, a single window of DNA contains:
- a CDS encoding ArdC family protein, producing the protein MNTNSTVTPISENPKQPQQRQTAKEIIAANVKSLIEQLEAGHSDALTAYLDAMSRFHNYSFGNILEIARQKPTATRVAGLYAWNQLGRKVKKGEKGIRILAPIVGIKRKRDEEAERDITKQNTRVLVGFRNAYVFDVTQTEGAELPSMREMRGTVGDNRDRLVSFIKAQGIELVFTEKIAPALGMSYGGKIAILPGQSEAEEFSTLVHELGHEMLHKSERRTATTKVVRETEAEAIAFVIGKAVGLETGSASADYIHLYHGNASLLAESLEVIQQTSGVILAALQPPTAAEAEMPDAELAKVA; encoded by the coding sequence CCAACAGCACTGTTACCCCCATCAGCGAAAACCCCAAACAGCCGCAGCAACGGCAGACAGCCAAAGAGATCATCGCCGCCAATGTGAAGAGCCTCATCGAGCAGCTAGAGGCCGGACACAGCGATGCGCTTACGGCCTATCTCGATGCCATGAGCCGTTTTCACAACTACTCTTTCGGGAACATCTTGGAGATCGCAAGGCAGAAGCCCACCGCAACCCGCGTTGCTGGCCTGTATGCGTGGAACCAGTTAGGCCGAAAGGTGAAGAAGGGAGAGAAAGGAATTCGGATTCTCGCTCCCATCGTCGGTATCAAGCGGAAGAGAGACGAGGAAGCCGAACGGGACATCACCAAGCAGAACACCCGCGTCCTTGTCGGCTTTCGGAATGCCTACGTCTTCGATGTCACGCAGACCGAAGGCGCGGAGTTACCGAGCATGAGGGAGATGCGCGGCACCGTAGGCGACAACCGCGACCGTCTCGTTTCCTTCATCAAGGCACAGGGTATCGAGCTTGTCTTCACCGAGAAGATTGCACCCGCGTTGGGAATGAGCTACGGCGGCAAGATCGCTATTCTTCCCGGTCAGTCCGAGGCCGAGGAGTTTTCGACCCTCGTCCACGAACTCGGACACGAAATGCTGCACAAGTCGGAGCGTCGCACCGCCACCACGAAGGTAGTGCGGGAGACAGAAGCCGAAGCTATCGCCTTTGTGATTGGGAAGGCAGTTGGCTTGGAGACAGGTTCGGCATCCGCCGACTACATCCACCTGTACCACGGTAACGCCTCGCTCTTGGCCGAGAGCTTGGAGGTTATCCAGCAAACCTCCGGTGTCATCCTTGCCGCGTTGCAGCCCCCGACAGCAGCAGAGGCGGAGATGCCCGATGCAGAACTGGCGAAGGTGGCGTAA